In Myxococcales bacterium, a single genomic region encodes these proteins:
- a CDS encoding serine/threonine protein kinase, producing MGRALDAAHAREIAHRDLKPENVFLAMQDGEIFPKLLDFGIAKLMGTSAGSGGLKTSTGQPIGTPHYMSPEQCRGRDVDHRTDVYSFGVMAHEVLTGKLPFSGGDVMELLIKQVQAPAPPMSRVCKELSPALDEPVLAMLSKDPKKRPSTLGQAVEALFRAANSAGYAVPLAPVGGDSGARIVPPPDISTANTMAEAETLGAKPFTLQTFQGTTTESFATAPSARAKRRTLTKAMGLGVLGAAVLAGGVFAATRNGAAPASVPAAQVASAAALAPAAPPPAIDPARAAPTATPEARGSDATVRVVIQSTPAGATVFRGDESLGTTPLTLPMRKGNEKATFWLKLSGHDPAPVEIEPSESRTVSVGLRERAARPRHQGPGQAQPGSTDIEKNPF from the coding sequence GTGGGGCGCGCGCTCGACGCGGCACACGCCCGCGAGATCGCGCACCGCGACCTCAAGCCCGAGAATGTGTTTCTCGCGATGCAAGACGGCGAGATCTTCCCCAAGCTGCTCGACTTCGGCATCGCCAAGCTGATGGGCACGTCGGCCGGCTCGGGAGGCCTCAAGACCAGCACCGGACAGCCCATCGGCACGCCGCACTACATGTCCCCGGAGCAGTGCCGCGGGCGCGACGTCGATCACCGCACCGACGTCTATTCGTTTGGCGTCATGGCGCACGAGGTCCTCACGGGCAAGCTCCCGTTCTCCGGCGGCGACGTCATGGAGCTGCTCATCAAGCAGGTCCAGGCGCCGGCGCCCCCCATGTCGCGCGTCTGCAAAGAGCTGTCGCCGGCCCTCGACGAGCCGGTCCTCGCCATGTTGTCGAAGGACCCAAAGAAGCGCCCCTCGACGCTCGGCCAAGCCGTCGAAGCGCTCTTTCGCGCGGCGAATTCCGCCGGCTACGCGGTGCCGCTCGCGCCCGTCGGCGGCGATTCGGGTGCGCGCATCGTGCCGCCCCCGGACATCTCGACGGCGAACACGATGGCCGAAGCGGAGACCCTCGGCGCGAAACCGTTCACGCTCCAAACGTTTCAAGGCACGACGACCGAGTCGTTCGCCACGGCCCCGTCGGCGCGCGCGAAGCGACGAACGCTAACCAAGGCGATGGGCCTCGGCGTGCTTGGCGCGGCGGTGCTCGCCGGCGGCGTGTTCGCAGCGACGCGCAACGGCGCCGCGCCCGCGAGCGTGCCCGCGGCGCAAGTCGCTTCCGCGGCGGCGCTCGCGCCGGCGGCGCCGCCACCGGCGATCGACCCCGCGAGGGCCGCACCCACCGCCACCCCCGAGGCGCGCGGATCCGACGCGACGGTGCGCGTCGTCATCCAGTCGACGCCCGCCGGCGCGACGGTGTTTCGCGGCGATGAGAGCCTCGGCACAACGCCGCTCACGCTTCCGATGAGGAAGGGGAACGAGAAGGCGACCTTCTGGCTCAAGCTCAGCGGGCACGACCCGGCGCCCGTGGAGATCGAACCGTCCGAGTCCCGGACCGTCTCGGTTGGCCTGAGGGAGCGCGCCGCTCGCCCGCGCCACCAAGGTCCTGGCCAAGCGCAACCCGGCAGCACGGACATCGAGAAGAACCCGTTCTGA
- a CDS encoding RimK family alpha-L-glutamate ligase: protein MRLLVLSRNASLYSTSRLVLAARSRGHDVTVADPLDFHIAVSRGRPSMFLGDRPVPRADMVIPRIGASITNYGLAVVRQFDMMGVPVMNTAIAIARSRDKLRAMQLLTKKNIDVPRTVCARTPASVDMALSFVGGTPAIVKLQQGAQGIGTMIAETPQAVTSLLETLWAMGQDIILQEYIAESRGRDYRAIVVGNRVVAAMRRQAKAGEFRSNLHRGGLGVRVDLDRRFVKAATMATKVMGLEVAGVDLLESRDGPKILEINSSPGLEGIERTSGVDVAGAIVTHAEKLFLRWKGRKKRDFVIDEERRTTRLRPSELLDVGSPKSRLVRRAAP, encoded by the coding sequence GTGCGCCTCCTCGTCCTCTCCCGCAACGCCTCGCTCTATTCCACGAGCCGTTTGGTGCTCGCGGCGCGCTCCCGCGGCCACGACGTCACGGTCGCCGATCCGCTCGATTTTCATATCGCCGTCTCGCGCGGGCGCCCGTCGATGTTCCTCGGCGATCGGCCGGTCCCGCGCGCCGACATGGTCATTCCGCGCATCGGCGCCTCGATCACCAACTACGGCCTCGCCGTCGTGCGTCAGTTCGACATGATGGGCGTGCCGGTGATGAACACGGCCATCGCCATCGCGCGCTCCCGCGACAAGCTCCGCGCGATGCAGCTGCTCACGAAGAAGAACATCGACGTGCCGCGCACCGTCTGCGCACGAACGCCGGCGTCCGTCGACATGGCGCTCTCCTTCGTAGGAGGCACGCCGGCCATCGTGAAGCTCCAGCAAGGCGCGCAAGGCATCGGCACGATGATCGCTGAGACGCCGCAAGCGGTGACGTCGCTCTTGGAGACGCTCTGGGCCATGGGCCAGGACATCATCCTGCAGGAGTACATCGCCGAGTCGCGCGGCCGCGACTACCGCGCCATCGTCGTGGGCAACCGCGTCGTCGCGGCCATGCGCCGCCAAGCGAAGGCCGGTGAGTTTCGCTCGAACCTGCACCGCGGCGGTCTCGGCGTCCGCGTCGATCTCGATCGGCGCTTCGTCAAGGCGGCCACCATGGCCACCAAGGTCATGGGCCTGGAGGTCGCCGGCGTCGATCTCTTGGAGAGCCGCGACGGCCCGAAGATCCTCGAGATCAACAGCTCCCCCGGCCTCGAAGGCATCGAGCGCACGAGCGGCGTCGACGTCGCGGGCGCCATCGTGACCCACGCCGAGAAGCTCTTTTTGCGATGGAAGGGCCGGAAGAAGCGCGACTTCGTCATCGACGAAGAGAGGCGGACCACGCGCCTTCGCCCCAGCGAGCTCTTGGACGTGGGCTCGCCCAAGAGCCGCCTCGTGCGGCGTGCGGCGCCCTGA
- a CDS encoding tetratricopeptide repeat protein: protein MRRSRLLALQVSAVVSVVALVFAGEARASSVDELIASAERQIAQGNEDVALRRYTDAVTLDRSCERCYLGLGALREKRGDFTEALRVYTVGLANRAEGAKLRIARAGALWRVGQREEAVKELEEAAARGGGVDALRALAARYRELKRVPAELAVVRRIARIAERDGNEALKQEMSVLGAALSLVASSLDPVGHPEAPDAARRALARAAAGR, encoded by the coding sequence ATGAGGCGGTCGCGTCTGCTTGCGCTCCAGGTGTCCGCCGTCGTCTCCGTGGTCGCCCTCGTCTTCGCAGGCGAGGCGCGAGCGTCGTCGGTCGACGAGCTCATCGCGTCGGCGGAGCGCCAGATCGCGCAGGGCAACGAGGACGTGGCGCTGCGGCGCTACACCGACGCGGTGACGCTCGATCGAAGCTGCGAGCGCTGCTACCTGGGCCTCGGCGCCCTCCGTGAGAAGCGCGGCGACTTCACCGAAGCGCTCCGCGTGTACACGGTCGGCCTGGCGAACCGAGCCGAAGGCGCAAAGCTTCGCATCGCGCGCGCCGGCGCCCTGTGGCGCGTGGGCCAGCGCGAAGAAGCGGTGAAGGAGCTCGAGGAAGCGGCGGCGCGCGGCGGCGGCGTCGACGCGCTACGGGCGCTGGCGGCGCGGTACCGCGAGCTCAAGCGCGTGCCCGCCGAGTTGGCGGTCGTGAGACGCATCGCGCGCATCGCGGAGCGTGACGGCAACGAGGCGCTCAAACAGGAAATGAGCGTCCTCGGAGCGGCGCTGTCGCTCGTCGCGTCGTCGCTCGACCCGGTGGGGCACCCCGAGGCGCCCGACGCGGCGCGGCGAGCGCTCGCGAGGGCGGCGGCGGGGCGGTGA
- a CDS encoding protein kinase, translated as MPTCPTCRTRYADGVDTCTADGDLLLPDQAFTGVDAELEEGRVVGEYRIEAKIGSGGFGTVYRAVHPLIGKAAAIKVLGRQYSGDPQMVARFIAEARAVNQIRHRHIIDIFAFGSLDDGRQYFVMELLEGMTLDAYLKRKGGRLAPE; from the coding sequence ATGCCGACTTGCCCCACCTGCCGAACTCGCTACGCCGACGGCGTCGACACCTGCACCGCCGACGGCGATCTCTTGTTGCCCGACCAAGCCTTCACCGGCGTGGACGCGGAGCTCGAGGAAGGGCGCGTCGTCGGCGAATACCGCATCGAGGCCAAGATCGGGTCGGGCGGATTCGGCACCGTGTACCGGGCCGTTCATCCCCTCATCGGAAAGGCCGCGGCCATCAAGGTCCTGGGCCGCCAGTATTCGGGCGATCCCCAGATGGTGGCGCGCTTCATCGCCGAAGCGCGCGCCGTCAATCAGATCCGCCATCGGCACATCATCGACATCTTCGCCTTCGGCTCGCTCGACGACGGCCGCCAGTATTTCGTGATGGAGCTGCTCGAGGGCATGACCCTCGACGCCTATTTGAAGCGCAAGGGCGGTCGCCTCGCGCCGGAGTGA
- a CDS encoding tetratricopeptide repeat protein, with translation MDNVIHVSFGPGGGRRVGGEQAPTRSTETPLEPEERGSAREPISDVFTPREVCRLFDLTPGRLKALDRATVVSPSGMKSGRRAYTFQDLIALRATLMLSKDVKLREVARAIGALRQALPRVTRPLQELRLVSDGRRVVVRTPDVAFEPVTGQLVLDFQVKTLRDDVVRVLRPEVFTSRARSAYELYAKASTLDEEPASFDEAESLYRRAIELDPTLAIAYTNLGNVLFRRGDALSAEALYRKALSIDDAQPEGHYNLGYVLLERGEAKTAVPLFLRAIERDPRFADAHFNLAMALEQSGERGRARTHWRRYLELEPNGTWSDIAREHL, from the coding sequence ATGGACAACGTCATCCACGTCTCTTTCGGCCCCGGTGGAGGGCGGCGTGTCGGCGGCGAGCAGGCGCCGACGCGATCTACCGAGACGCCCCTCGAACCGGAGGAGCGCGGTTCGGCTCGCGAGCCCATTAGCGATGTCTTTACGCCGCGCGAGGTCTGTCGCCTGTTCGACCTGACGCCGGGGCGCCTGAAGGCCCTCGATCGCGCGACCGTCGTCTCGCCCAGCGGCATGAAGTCGGGCCGCCGCGCGTACACGTTCCAGGATCTCATCGCCCTACGCGCCACGTTGATGCTCAGCAAAGACGTGAAGCTCCGCGAAGTGGCCCGCGCCATCGGAGCGCTCCGTCAGGCCCTCCCCCGCGTGACCCGTCCGCTTCAAGAGCTGCGGCTCGTGAGCGACGGCCGCCGGGTCGTCGTCCGCACGCCCGACGTCGCGTTCGAGCCGGTCACGGGGCAGCTCGTCCTCGACTTTCAGGTGAAGACGCTGCGCGACGACGTCGTTCGCGTCTTGCGTCCCGAGGTCTTCACGTCCCGCGCCCGCTCCGCCTACGAGCTCTACGCCAAGGCCAGCACGCTGGACGAAGAGCCGGCGTCGTTTGACGAGGCCGAGTCGCTCTACCGTCGCGCCATCGAGCTCGATCCGACGCTCGCCATCGCGTACACGAACCTCGGCAACGTGCTCTTCCGTCGCGGTGACGCGCTCTCCGCGGAGGCCCTGTACCGCAAGGCCCTCAGCATCGACGACGCGCAGCCCGAGGGGCACTACAACCTCGGCTACGTGCTGCTCGAGCGCGGCGAAGCGAAGACGGCGGTGCCGCTCTTCTTGCGGGCCATTGAGCGTGATCCGCGCTTCGCCGACGCGCACTTCAACTTGGCCATGGCGCTCGAGCAATCGGGCGAACGCGGCCGCGCTCGGACGCACTGGCGCCGGTATTTGGAGCTCGAGCCCAACGGCACGTGGTCCGACATCGCGCGCGAACATCTGTAA
- a CDS encoding VCBS repeat-containing protein, whose protein sequence is MERWLAAGKNESEAFQEAIVTDFNGDGRADVVTTSKVSLDTFASNGGFAFRSSFDAIAPRLAAAGDVDGDFVNDILFSANVDDQSALLLLRGGRSFSEAPTSLGKAPGMLQVLTGAVSNPIGGLDDVTDIGVVWKNAPGGDFFVSLFRGSTKGEFDAPFAVSADGRSQAVARVLAAGRFTAGARDSLAVVATDTGTSTERLFHVPFEEGAAPGKMEPSDPLDGAYEWPKANLVAMKQEGAPSAVAMLVPPAAGGEAGAVFVARVEGGRFTITRAATVAHKRRDRTSDAISDDFNGDGHPDLALVVEDDAKRALLVSLGTGGASLSPFVEVPMDKAPRAVAAVRLSGKRRRELVVLSADTVRPVLVDGAPRLGDPLIEGVDDRATALVGADFDGDGVDDVAVGGLDGVEVHFGRAVLP, encoded by the coding sequence GTGGAGCGATGGCTGGCCGCTGGAAAAAACGAGAGCGAGGCGTTCCAGGAGGCCATCGTCACGGACTTCAACGGCGACGGGCGCGCCGACGTCGTGACGACCTCGAAGGTGTCGCTCGACACCTTCGCGAGCAACGGCGGCTTCGCGTTTCGCTCGTCCTTCGACGCCATCGCGCCTCGCCTCGCGGCAGCGGGCGACGTCGACGGCGACTTCGTCAACGACATCCTCTTCAGCGCCAACGTCGACGACCAGTCGGCGCTGCTGTTGCTCCGCGGCGGGCGCTCCTTCTCCGAGGCGCCGACGTCGCTCGGCAAGGCGCCGGGGATGCTCCAGGTGCTGACGGGCGCGGTCTCGAACCCCATCGGCGGCCTCGACGACGTCACCGACATCGGCGTCGTTTGGAAGAACGCGCCGGGCGGAGACTTCTTCGTCTCGCTCTTTCGCGGGAGCACGAAGGGTGAGTTCGACGCGCCCTTCGCCGTCAGCGCCGACGGTCGCTCGCAGGCCGTGGCGCGGGTGCTCGCGGCAGGCCGCTTCACGGCAGGCGCCCGCGACTCGCTGGCGGTCGTCGCGACGGACACGGGCACCTCGACCGAGCGCCTCTTTCATGTGCCCTTCGAAGAGGGCGCCGCGCCGGGAAAGATGGAGCCGTCGGATCCGCTCGACGGCGCCTACGAGTGGCCCAAGGCGAACCTCGTGGCGATGAAACAGGAGGGCGCGCCGTCGGCCGTGGCGATGCTCGTCCCGCCGGCCGCCGGCGGCGAGGCGGGCGCCGTCTTCGTCGCGCGCGTGGAGGGCGGTCGCTTCACCATCACGCGGGCCGCGACGGTCGCGCACAAGCGTCGCGATCGGACCAGCGACGCCATCAGCGACGACTTCAACGGTGACGGCCACCCCGACCTCGCGCTCGTCGTCGAAGACGACGCGAAGCGCGCGCTGCTCGTCTCGCTGGGAACGGGCGGCGCTTCGCTCTCACCCTTCGTCGAGGTGCCGATGGACAAGGCGCCTCGCGCCGTGGCCGCCGTCAGGCTCAGCGGGAAGCGCCGGCGGGAGCTCGTCGTGCTCTCCGCCGACACCGTTCGCCCGGTCCTCGTCGATGGCGCACCGCGCCTCGGCGACCCGCTCATTGAAGGCGTCGACGACCGCGCCACCGCGCTCGTTGGGGCCGACTTCGACGGCGACGGCGTCGACGACGTCGCCGTCGGCGGCCTCGATGGTGTGGAAGTTCACTTTGGCCGGGCGGTGTTGCCGTGA
- a CDS encoding PEGA domain-containing protein, with translation MKMHLASASSVAAVLSSLVLASAPAHAESLLDKDAPRKLFDAGAQAYSSGQFAAAIQAFDQAQKLAPRAQILFSLAQAQRRQYFVDKNPDHLRAALKNFRAYLKEVPEGGRRVDAAQALGELELLETRIEGAQGRGGKEPARLMVLTRAPGAMVSFDGGPPKPVPHAAEVAPGPHRVHVTAEGFYPETRDALAIDNAIVPFDVPLREKPATLTLAGPHGADVFLDGHRVGAVGPTPLSVPAGRHVVTVQQNGHWPFSEEVDLRRGAEHRLETPLPATRQRWASYGLLGLSASSAVVAGVFGYLALDHESEAKSLDKRRQTEGISSADREQYDREIRLRDRMAVGSYVSLGVAAGTGVLGAVLWIFDPPSSRPREVRARDAAPGADASPSVELSLAPGPGGGGASLRGAF, from the coding sequence GTGAAGATGCATCTTGCAAGCGCTTCCAGCGTCGCCGCCGTTCTCTCGTCGCTCGTCCTGGCCTCGGCCCCGGCCCACGCCGAGTCGCTCCTCGACAAGGACGCGCCGCGAAAGCTCTTCGACGCCGGCGCGCAGGCCTACTCCTCGGGGCAGTTCGCGGCGGCCATCCAGGCCTTCGACCAGGCGCAGAAGCTCGCTCCCCGCGCGCAGATTCTGTTCTCGCTGGCGCAGGCGCAGCGGCGGCAATATTTCGTCGACAAGAACCCGGATCACCTGCGCGCCGCGCTCAAGAACTTCCGCGCGTACCTCAAGGAGGTCCCGGAAGGCGGGCGCCGCGTCGACGCGGCGCAAGCGCTCGGCGAGCTCGAGCTGCTCGAGACGCGCATCGAAGGCGCTCAGGGCCGCGGCGGCAAGGAGCCGGCGCGCCTCATGGTCCTCACGCGGGCGCCCGGCGCCATGGTCTCCTTCGACGGCGGCCCCCCGAAACCCGTGCCTCACGCCGCCGAGGTGGCGCCCGGGCCCCACCGCGTGCACGTGACGGCGGAGGGCTTCTATCCGGAGACGCGCGACGCCCTCGCCATCGACAACGCCATCGTTCCCTTCGACGTCCCGCTGCGCGAGAAGCCTGCGACACTCACGCTGGCGGGCCCGCACGGGGCCGACGTCTTCCTCGATGGGCATCGCGTCGGCGCCGTGGGCCCGACGCCGCTGTCGGTGCCCGCGGGCCGGCACGTCGTCACGGTCCAGCAAAACGGCCACTGGCCGTTCTCCGAGGAGGTCGACCTTCGGCGCGGCGCGGAGCATCGCCTCGAGACACCGCTCCCGGCGACGCGGCAACGTTGGGCGTCGTATGGGCTCTTGGGCCTCTCGGCGTCGTCGGCCGTCGTGGCGGGCGTCTTCGGCTACCTGGCGCTCGACCACGAGTCCGAGGCGAAGTCGCTCGACAAGCGGCGGCAGACCGAGGGCATCTCGTCGGCCGATCGCGAGCAATACGATCGCGAGATCCGCTTGCGGGATCGGATGGCCGTGGGCAGCTACGTGTCGCTCGGCGTCGCCGCCGGCACCGGCGTCCTGGGCGCGGTTCTGTGGATCTTCGATCCGCCAAGCTCGCGCCCCCGCGAGGTGCGTGCGCGTGACGCGGCGCCCGGAGCGGACGCGTCGCCGAGCGTCGAGCTCAGCCTCGCACCGGGTCCCGGCGGAGGCGGCGCGTCGCTTCGCGGAGCCTTCTGA
- a CDS encoding aspartate kinase has protein sequence MPVSIIVQKYGGSSVADVAKLGQVADRVVAAKRSGHDVVVVVSAMGKTTDSLLALARSVAEGGPGGASEAPRRELDMLVSTGERVSMALLSIAIHARGEQAISFTGSQSGIITSDRHFDARIIEVRPHRIEDELARGKIVIVAGYQGMSYRREITTLGRGGSDTTAVALAAALSAERCEIYSDVDGVYSADPRVVPDAAHLPTLDLATLGEMAEAGAKVLNAQAVEWARRAKIAIFARKTNDPVGAGRETVAAGEAPSSDARVRGVVGVGNIAEITCSASVQRLAAAATESGLALYDLSGDERGAHAVVALANVPDFAERRAVLERLASPLEIRTDGALVSLVGAELAGEAANVAKALEDAGAHPRFLTSGPLRISATIPAGALDAAQRALHARFVSAI, from the coding sequence ATGCCCGTGAGCATCATCGTCCAAAAATACGGCGGCTCCTCCGTCGCCGACGTCGCAAAGCTCGGACAAGTCGCGGACCGCGTCGTCGCCGCCAAGCGCTCGGGGCACGACGTCGTGGTCGTCGTCAGCGCCATGGGCAAGACCACAGACAGCCTCCTCGCCCTCGCGCGCTCCGTCGCCGAGGGCGGCCCCGGCGGCGCCTCCGAGGCGCCCCGCCGCGAGCTCGACATGCTCGTGTCGACCGGCGAGCGCGTCTCCATGGCGCTCCTCTCCATCGCCATTCATGCCCGCGGCGAGCAAGCCATCAGCTTCACCGGCAGCCAGTCCGGGATCATCACGAGCGATCGGCACTTCGACGCCCGCATCATCGAGGTCCGGCCTCATCGCATCGAAGACGAGTTGGCGCGCGGCAAAATCGTCATCGTCGCCGGCTACCAGGGCATGAGCTACCGGCGCGAGATCACGACCCTGGGCCGTGGCGGCTCCGACACGACGGCCGTCGCCCTCGCGGCAGCGCTGTCGGCCGAGCGGTGTGAGATCTACAGCGACGTCGATGGCGTCTATTCCGCCGACCCGCGCGTCGTGCCCGACGCGGCGCACCTGCCCACGCTCGACTTGGCCACGCTCGGCGAGATGGCCGAGGCCGGCGCGAAGGTGCTGAACGCCCAGGCCGTCGAGTGGGCCCGCCGCGCGAAGATCGCCATCTTCGCGCGCAAGACCAACGATCCCGTCGGCGCCGGGCGCGAGACGGTCGCCGCCGGGGAGGCCCCTTCGTCCGACGCGCGCGTGCGCGGTGTCGTCGGCGTCGGGAACATCGCGGAAATCACGTGCAGCGCCTCGGTCCAGCGCCTCGCCGCGGCCGCCACCGAGAGCGGCCTCGCGCTCTACGATCTCTCCGGCGACGAGCGCGGCGCCCACGCGGTCGTGGCCCTCGCGAACGTGCCAGACTTTGCCGAGCGGCGCGCGGTCTTGGAGCGGCTCGCGTCGCCCCTCGAGATCCGCACCGACGGCGCCCTCGTGAGCCTCGTGGGCGCTGAGCTCGCCGGCGAGGCCGCCAACGTCGCCAAGGCGCTCGAGGATGCGGGTGCCCATCCGCGCTTTCTCACGAGCGGTCCGCTTCGCATCTCGGCGACGATCCCTGCGGGAGCGCTCGACGCGGCGCAGCGCGCGCTGCATGCGCGGTTTGTGAGCGCGATCTAG
- a CDS encoding metallophosphoesterase family protein, with protein MRLLCVSDVHGYLDALAAVLATAERKSFHKLLVAGDIVFPGPEPLETWRRLTRAGAIMVQGLTDKALATLDPAQIHVTSEREQRTLARMKEVRSELGELVLERLRRLPLVERMALEDGGELVLVHGAPADPAEAMSHDLTDDELLALIGDDPCDVVVCGMSHVPFERMVGGVRIVNVGSVGEAPGESLVAHATWIESTQAGVTVEAFTVPLPDSVIEARRALER; from the coding sequence ATGCGGCTGCTCTGCGTGTCCGATGTCCACGGGTACCTCGATGCCTTGGCCGCCGTGTTGGCCACGGCGGAGCGCAAGAGCTTTCACAAGCTCCTCGTGGCCGGCGACATCGTTTTTCCAGGGCCGGAGCCCCTCGAGACCTGGCGTCGCCTCACGCGAGCCGGCGCCATCATGGTCCAAGGCCTGACCGACAAGGCCCTGGCGACGCTCGATCCGGCCCAGATCCACGTCACCAGCGAGCGCGAGCAGCGCACCCTCGCGCGCATGAAGGAAGTTCGGTCCGAGCTCGGCGAGCTCGTCTTGGAGCGGCTCCGAAGGCTTCCCCTTGTGGAGCGCATGGCTCTCGAGGACGGCGGCGAGCTGGTCTTGGTGCACGGCGCGCCTGCCGATCCCGCCGAGGCCATGAGCCACGATCTGACCGACGACGAGCTGCTCGCGCTCATCGGCGACGATCCGTGTGACGTCGTGGTGTGCGGCATGAGCCACGTGCCCTTCGAGCGCATGGTCGGCGGCGTGCGCATCGTCAACGTCGGCAGCGTGGGGGAGGCGCCAGGCGAGAGCCTCGTCGCGCACGCCACCTGGATCGAGTCGACGCAGGCCGGCGTCACGGTCGAGGCGTTCACCGTCCCCCTGCCCGATTCAGTCATCGAGGCGCGCCGCGCATTGGAGCGCTGA
- a CDS encoding Uma2 family endonuclease, whose protein sequence is MASLPNPKLTYVRPVRPLHFPESEPEEEHLGQHPRHWDLCVALVNVLRAVCGEANAVAGDMFVYWVATVNDDRGRRAPDAAVKLGLMQSELVQHGSWKTWEFGVPELVVEVLSLSDTRERWTLTEKREAYEAMGVREFVCFDVDAPEGKRVRVWDRVDGDFVERVVEDERTPCVTLSHAFGVSLDWTVAAAGRWSASLRVLKDGALVLMPEEAALAAQAREAAAMSREAEANAREAVAKQGEADARASEAAAHARVRELEALLAQATAKR, encoded by the coding sequence ATGGCGTCACTGCCCAATCCCAAGCTCACCTATGTGCGCCCCGTGCGGCCGCTCCACTTTCCGGAATCGGAGCCGGAGGAGGAGCACTTGGGACAACATCCGCGCCACTGGGATCTCTGCGTTGCGCTCGTGAACGTTCTTCGCGCCGTCTGCGGCGAAGCGAACGCCGTAGCGGGCGACATGTTCGTCTACTGGGTGGCGACGGTGAACGACGACCGCGGTCGCCGCGCGCCCGACGCGGCCGTGAAGCTCGGCCTCATGCAATCGGAGCTGGTGCAGCACGGCTCTTGGAAGACATGGGAGTTTGGCGTGCCGGAGCTCGTCGTCGAGGTCCTCTCGCTGTCGGACACGCGCGAGCGCTGGACGCTCACCGAGAAGCGCGAGGCCTACGAGGCCATGGGCGTGCGTGAGTTCGTCTGCTTCGACGTTGACGCGCCCGAAGGGAAGCGCGTCCGCGTCTGGGACCGCGTCGACGGAGACTTCGTCGAGCGCGTCGTCGAAGACGAGAGAACGCCATGCGTCACGCTCTCCCATGCCTTCGGCGTCTCACTCGACTGGACGGTCGCGGCCGCCGGTCGATGGTCAGCGTCCCTCCGAGTCCTCAAAGACGGGGCCCTCGTGCTCATGCCCGAGGAGGCTGCGCTCGCCGCACAAGCGAGGGAGGCCGCCGCGATGTCGCGGGAGGCCGAAGCGAACGCGCGCGAAGCCGTCGCCAAGCAAGGCGAGGCGGACGCCAGGGCCAGCGAGGCCGCCGCCCATGCCCGCGTCCGCGAGCTCGAAGCGCTACTCGCCCAGGCGACCGCGAAGCGCTGA
- a CDS encoding enoyl-CoA hydratase/isomerase family protein, whose protein sequence is MLRVEREGNVAVWTMDRPDQRNALNEAMMTAFADALSAAEADPSLRAVVLTGEGGVFSAGADLREARLVVTREDAARFSDAGEALCRRIEGLPVPVFAALSGVAFGGGAELAMACDARVADASARVSFKHVRMGVCTSWGTLARLVSVVGHGAASRLLLTGQELLAREAQALRLVDHVTEQDGDAHAVAAALAWARDVEQGSPSAVAAMKRLLTASRRAAYDALRPLERELFAETWAGADHQEAVAAYFERRPPVWEKPV, encoded by the coding sequence ATGTTGCGCGTTGAGCGTGAGGGCAACGTGGCTGTCTGGACGATGGATCGTCCCGACCAACGAAACGCTCTGAACGAAGCGATGATGACGGCCTTCGCGGACGCGCTCTCGGCGGCCGAGGCGGACCCCTCGCTCCGCGCTGTGGTGCTGACGGGCGAAGGCGGCGTCTTCTCCGCGGGCGCGGATCTCCGAGAGGCCCGCTTGGTCGTCACGCGCGAAGACGCGGCGCGCTTCTCCGACGCCGGCGAGGCGCTCTGCCGCCGCATCGAGGGCTTGCCGGTACCGGTCTTCGCGGCGCTGTCGGGCGTGGCCTTTGGCGGCGGCGCCGAGCTCGCGATGGCGTGTGACGCGCGCGTCGCCGACGCGAGCGCGCGGGTCTCGTTCAAGCACGTGCGCATGGGCGTGTGCACCTCGTGGGGCACCTTGGCGCGCCTCGTTTCGGTCGTGGGCCACGGCGCCGCGTCTCGCTTGCTCTTGACGGGCCAGGAGCTTCTGGCGCGGGAGGCGCAGGCCCTTCGCCTGGTGGACCACGTGACCGAGCAAGACGGTGACGCGCACGCCGTCGCGGCAGCGCTCGCGTGGGCCCGCGACGTCGAGCAGGGGTCGCCCTCGGCGGTGGCCGCGATGAAGCGCCTGCTCACGGCTTCGCGGCGCGCGGCCTACGACGCGCTTCGGCCGCTCGAGCGTGAGCTCTTTGCCGAGACCTGGGCCGGCGCCGATCACCAAGAAGCGGTGGCTGCCTACTTCGAGCGGCGCCCGCCGGTCTGGGAGAAGCCGGTCTGA